AGCCATATTAATAAGTAATAACTGCTATATAAAGACCTGTGGGTGTAGGAATAGTTGCTATAGTAAATGTACTTGCATGCAtcgaataatttcaaactaaaatttcatattcgttatcaaatcaattttcttgatttattgaattcgcCCATATCATCCTCACCTCGCTTTCTGATACTACCGACAATTGAAGCATATCCTACATCGACATTCATACCTGCTACAGGAGTACCACTTTCATCTCTAACTCGCTGTaactcttcttcatctaacTCCAAGTCATCGGCATCAccaatatttttgatagCAATATCGTGGTCATGTCCTTCATCATCGATCCACGACGACGGTATTTCCAAAGCTGGTGCATTGGTATCGGAGTCCTGAAAATCCATGCCATAAAATCCGTTTGTGTTATCACCATTCTCCTCATCAGAATCCGAGTCATAATGGAATGCCGAACACGTTGATAAACCATTGTATAATCCGTGAATATCCGAAACCATGCTTTCGAATAGGCGATTTACCATACTCTCAGGGATATCTTTCTCCTTGGTTA
The nucleotide sequence above comes from Debaryomyces hansenii CBS767 chromosome A complete sequence. Encoded proteins:
- a CDS encoding DEHA2D09570p (weakly similar to CA2816|IPF5601 Candida albicans IPF5601), with amino-acid sequence MKPNPKLIFEQPNIENTIPLSVYQASSPEKFSIEDDDKLVMHAGGSGYKISILRNDPTQEVKVHEDFQSMENSSVSLFVLNTCVIIWLDEIQKGLELPYQSISLSALQSNNDHQALYLQVLSNDYISSIPTEPTEYTSTVELIITKEKDIPESMVNRLFESMVSDIHGLYNGLSTCSAFHYDSDSDEENGDNTNGFYGMDFQDSDTNAPALEIPSSWIDDEGHDHDIAIKNIGDADDLELDEEELQRVRDESGTPVAGMNVDVGYASIVGSIRKRGEDDMGEFNKSRKLI